One Williamwhitmania sp. genomic region harbors:
- the ltrA gene encoding group II intron reverse transcriptase/maturase, whose translation LTTRKRMNLWNETKSVPISRPMVWEAYKKVRSNNGSAGVDQVSMEEFDAQRSKHLYKLWNRMASGSYFPPPVKEVEIPKKDGKVRKLGIPTISDRVAQMVIKDYLEPRFEQLFSPNSYAYRPNKNAHQALAAVRENCWETDWVIDLDIKGLFDNIDHQKLMLAVGKHVSEKWCLLYIQRWLEMPVLTKSGELVQKQGHGTPQGGVISPLLANLFLHYAMDKWLEKTHPTVKYVRYADDVIVHCKSKSQADYVLRNLNKRMTACGLELHPEKTKLVYCRDYRRQGKHETVKFDFLGYSFQPRSAKSKTTGNMFLGYDCAISISSRKRIADKMEELDIVHLTHKSIVGVAQYLEPFIRGWVNYYGKFRIYELNPIFQLLRKRLVRWARQRYKRYKTSLNRAYHWLKRIREQFPNLFYHWRLGFS comes from the coding sequence ATTTAACAACTCGCAAGAGGATGAATTTATGGAATGAGACAAAATCAGTACCGATAAGCCGCCCAATGGTATGGGAAGCTTACAAGAAAGTGCGCTCTAACAATGGAAGTGCAGGAGTTGATCAAGTGAGCATGGAAGAATTCGATGCCCAAAGGTCGAAACACCTGTACAAGCTATGGAACAGGATGGCCTCGGGAAGCTATTTTCCACCACCTGTTAAAGAAGTTGAGATTCCGAAGAAAGACGGGAAAGTCCGTAAGCTAGGAATCCCGACCATTAGCGATCGAGTGGCTCAGATGGTGATCAAAGATTATCTAGAACCACGGTTTGAACAACTATTCAGTCCCAATTCCTATGCTTACCGCCCCAATAAGAATGCCCATCAGGCATTGGCAGCGGTGCGCGAAAACTGCTGGGAAACAGATTGGGTAATCGACCTGGACATCAAAGGACTCTTCGACAACATCGACCACCAAAAGCTAATGCTCGCAGTAGGGAAACACGTAAGCGAGAAATGGTGCCTGCTTTACATCCAACGATGGCTTGAAATGCCCGTGCTTACCAAATCAGGAGAGCTGGTTCAGAAGCAAGGCCACGGCACGCCACAAGGAGGGGTAATCAGCCCACTACTAGCCAACTTGTTTCTACACTACGCCATGGATAAGTGGTTGGAGAAAACCCACCCCACGGTAAAATATGTGCGTTATGCCGATGATGTCATAGTGCACTGTAAAAGTAAATCGCAAGCGGACTATGTTTTGCGCAACTTGAACAAACGGATGACAGCGTGTGGGCTGGAGCTGCACCCCGAAAAGACGAAGCTGGTTTACTGTCGCGATTACCGACGACAAGGGAAACACGAAACGGTTAAGTTCGATTTTCTGGGGTACTCTTTTCAGCCACGAAGTGCAAAGTCGAAGACCACCGGAAATATGTTTTTGGGTTACGACTGCGCCATTAGCATCAGTTCAAGGAAGCGCATTGCCGACAAGATGGAAGAGCTGGACATTGTTCACCTGACACACAAAAGCATAGTGGGCGTAGCCCAATACCTCGAACCCTTTATTCGGGGTTGGGTGAACTACTACGGCAAGTTCAGGATCTATGAGCTGAACCCAATCTTTCAGCTGCTCCGCAAGCGCCTGGTTAGGTGGGCACGCCAAAGGTATAAACGGTACAAGACGAGTTTAAACCGAGCTTATCACTGGTTGAAACGGATACGGGAACAATTTCCGAATTTGTTTTACCACTGGCGACTAGGTTTTTCGTAA